A stretch of the Argentina anserina chromosome 6, drPotAnse1.1, whole genome shotgun sequence genome encodes the following:
- the LOC126798175 gene encoding zinc finger A20 and AN1 domain-containing stress-associated protein 6: MAEEHRCQAPEGHRLCANNCGFFGSPATMNLCSKCYRDFCLKEQQEASIKSTVEASLSSASASASSSSLSSPPVIDFRSLPPPPLLTLPEVAEAEDLPPPPEAAVDAVAQPNRCNVCRKRVGLTGFKCKCGITFCGIHRYPEKHACSFDFKTVGKEEIARSNPLIKAEKLEKI; the protein is encoded by the coding sequence ATGGCGGAAGAGCACAGATGCCAAGCACCGGAAGGCCACCGTCTCTGCGCTAACAACTGCGGATTCTTCGGCAGCCCGGCGACGATGAATCTCTGCTCCAAATGTTACAGAGACTTTTGCCTCAAGGAGCAACAGGAGGCTTCGATCAAATCCACCGTCGAAGCCTCCCTCTCCTCCGCCTCGGCCTCGGCCTCTTCGTCGTCGTTGTCGTCTCCTCCGGTGATTGACTTCCGCTCCCTGCCTCCTCCTCCGCTGTTGACTCTGCCGGAGGTCGCCGAGGCAGAGGATCTACCGCCTCCTCCGGAGGCCGCGGTTGATGCGGTGGCGCAGCCGAATCGGTGCAACGTCTGCCGGAAAAGGGTGGGGTTGACCGGATTCAAGTGCAAGTGCGGGATCACCTTCTGTGGGATTCACCGGTACCCCGAGAAACACGCCTGCTCGTTTGACTTTAAGACGGTCGGGAAGGAAGAGATCGCGAGGAGTAACCCGCTGATCAAAGCAGAGAAGCTCGAGAAGATTTGA
- the LOC126798837 gene encoding purple acid phosphatase 22-like, with amino-acid sequence MRKLSPSCLVSLLLTISLFPQLLKAKDDEFVRQPPRRVIFTHHDRSDSDPQQVHISLVGEDHMKVSWVTDSKHSSSYVEYGKESGKYNAKATGENTSYKFFFYTSGKIHHVNIGPLELSTIYFYRCGGSGPEFSFKTPPSTLPLNFVVVGDLGQTEWTNSTLDHIQTIDYDVLILPGDLSYADTHQPLWDSFGRIVEPYASRRPWMVTEGNHEIESFPIIYPAGFKAYNARWPMPYQESGSTSNLYYSFKVAGTHVIMLGSYAKFDADSDQYKWLQTDLGKIDRKKTPWVVALLHAPWYNTNTAHQGEGESMRIAMEELLYKARVDMVFQGHVHAYERFTRVYKNKADPCGPIYVTIGDGGNREGLALSFKDPTSLSLFREASFGHGRLKVVNETHAFWGWHRNNDSNYIVKDQVWLQSLSSSKSCSNSFNQNITSPSFKDEL; translated from the exons ATGAGGAAATTGTCTCCAAGCTGTCTGGTCTCTCTACTCTTAACCATATCTCTCTTCCCACAACTCCTGAAAGCAAAAGATGATGAGTTTGTTAGGCAACCTCCACGGAGAGTAATATTCACCCACCATGACCGTTCCGACTCAGACCCTCAGCAG GTGCATATTTCACTGGTGGGAGAAGATCACATGAAAGTTTCATGGGTTACAGACAGCAAACATAGCAGTTCTTATGTAGAGTACGGAAAAGAATCTGGGAAATACAATGCAAAAGCTACGGGAGAAAATACATCCTACAAATTTTTCTTCTATACCTCTGGGAAGATCCACCATGTTAATATAGGCCCTTTGGAGCTATCAACCATATACTTCTACAGGTGTGGAGGTTCGGGCCCCGAATTCTCCTTCAAAACACCCCCTTCAACACTTCCTCTTAATTTTGTAGTCGTCG GTGACCTAGGGCAGACTGAATGGACTAACTCAACACTAGACCACATCCAAACTATAGACTATGACGTCCTCATCCTACCCGGCGATCTATCTTATGCCGATACCCACCAGCCCCTTTGGGACTCATTCGGCCGCATTGTAGAACCCTACGCCAGCCGCCGGCCATGGATGGTCACAGAAGGCAACCACGAAATCGAAAGCTTCCCAATCATCTACCCGGCCGGTTTCAAAGCCTACAATGCAAGGTGGCCGATGCCTTACCAAGAGAGCGGATCAACCTCGAACTTGTACTACTCTTTCAAAGTTGCTGGCACCCATGTCATCATGCTTGGTTCGTACGCCAAGTTTGATGCTGATTCAGACCAGTACAAGTGGCTTCAGACTGATTTAGGGAAGATTGATCGGAAAAAGACGCCGTGGGTTGTTGCACTTCTGCATGCACCGTGGTATAATACTAACACTGCTCATCAAGGTGAAGGAGAGAGCATGAGAATAGCTATGGAGGAGTTGCTGTATAAGGCACGGGTTGATATGGTTTTTCAAGGCCATGTTCATGCGTATGAACGATTT ACCAGGGTTTATAAAAATAAGGCTGATCCATGTGGTCCGATTTATGTAACTATTGGTGATGGTGGCAACCGAGAAGGACTAGCATTATC CTTCAAAGACCCTACTTCTCTCTCCTTGTTCAGGGAAGCGAGTTTCGGACATGGACGGCTCAAAGTGGTGAATGAAACACATGCATTCTGGGGATGGCATCGCAATAACGACTCAAACTATATTGTGAAAGATCAGGTTTGGTTACAGAGTTTGAGCTCCTCTAAAAGTTGCTCTAATTCTTTTAACCAGAATATTACTTCACCGTCTTTCAAAGATGAATTATAG